CCGCGTTGGAACTGATCGACCGGGGGCTGCAACCGGTGATCTTTGAAAGGGGCAAGAAAATCGAGGAGCGTTCCGGCGATGTCAGCAGATTTATCACCGAGCGGCAGTTGAACCCCGAGTCAAATATCCAGTTCGGGGAAGGCGGGGCCGGGTCGTATTCTGACGGCAAGCTTTTTTCGAGAAGAAACCTGAATACCAGCTATGTCAGCCGGGTGCTGGACACCCTGATCAGATTCGGGGCTCCGGCGGAGATCGCTTACATCAGCAAACCCCATCTGGGAACGGATGTGCTGTGCCGGATCGTCCGGAATATCCGGAAACATGTTCTCGACCGGGGGGGGGAGATTCATTACGGCGCCAGGATGACCGATCTCCTGATCAGGGAAGGCGTGGCCGAAGGGATCATCATCAACGGGGAGAGGGAATATCTTTCTTCCGCCATCTTCCTTGCCCTGGGCCATTCCGCCCGGGATACCGTCGAGATGCTGCAGCGACGCGGGGTTGCCCTTGAGCAGAGAGCGATTGCGGTCGGGGTCCGGATCGAGCACCCGGTGGAGACCATCAATCTTCTCCGCTATGGCAATAAGTATAAAGATTTCAAAGGTTTGGGAGCTGCAAGCTATTCCCTGAATTATACCGATCGCACCCGCAAACGGGGAGTCTATACCTTCTGCATGTGTCCCGGGGGGGAGATCGTGAACGCATCATCGGAGCAGGGCATGCTGGTCCTGAACGGGATGAGCTATTCGCAGAGGTCGCAGCCGTTTTCCAATGGCGCCCTGGTAGTCAGCTGCCATCCGGGTGATTACGGCTCAGACAACCCGCTGGCCGGTTTTGCGTTCCAGAGGGACATCGAGCGCAAGGCCTTTCAAGCCGGAGGCGGGCGGTGGCATGTTCCCGCCCAGAACCTGCTCGACTTTCTGGAGGGGAAGAGCACCGTTGACCTGCCTGAAAACTCCTACAAAATGGGGGCCGTGCCCGCCGAGCTGAAGGATCTCTTTCCCGCCTTCGTGGTCGAACAGCTCATGGCCGCATTTCAGAGATGGAAAGTGGAGGTGCCCCTGTTTGTTTCCGGTCAGGCGATAGTTTTCGGGGCGGAAACAAGAACCTCTTCACCGGTCCGGATCAGTCGCAATGAAAGATTTGAATCGGTCAATACCAGAAATCTCTATCCGATCGGTGAAGGCTCGGGGTATACCGGCGGGATCACAAGTTCGGCCGCCGATGCCGTCAGGGCGGTCGAGGTATGCCTGCAAGGATAGGCATCAGGCCTCTTCCCCATCATCCGATTGCCCCTTCTGGTCTCCCGCCTGAAGCTGCCGGAAAAGTGTCACCGACATCCAGCCGATGGCCAGAACTCCGGCAAAAAGAGAGGCCCAGAGAATATATTTTTTCCAGGGCAGGCTGCGAGGTGACTTTAACCTCTCGCTGCCCGCGAGTACGTATTGGGGGCCGGGGGTGATCAGGTCCGGTTTGATCATCCCCGAGCCCTGCTGGTATTTCCGGAGCAGGGGGTCCACCTTGAAGTCGGGACGGGAAACGGCGCCTGAACCATAAGCGATCTGGAACGGTCCCGTGCCCTGGGCGAGAAAGATCAACCGATGGGGCTGCCAGCCGAATTCCAGCAACGGTGGATTGTTTGGCGCGGTTTCACTTTCATCATAGGTCAATAGCCAGAAGCGCGAGGCGCTTCCCCGGACGTTGATGGCCGAATTGTGGATGGCGGCGCCCTGGTACTCCAGATTGTAAAGCAGCCCGCGCCACTGCTCGCTGGTATTGTTTTTTTCGGCGGAAGGGCCGGAGAATAATTTTACCGCCGCCATCGAGTTCTTGTCCTGGAGCCGGATATTGATCCGGTCGGCCGGGAGAAAACCTCCCGTGTCGATCGTGTATTGGCCCGGTTTTCCTGAAAGGGGGGTTGCGGTCACTAACGTCCAGCGATAACCGGGCCGGTTGACGGTCTGGGTTGACTCGGCAAGCGCCCGCACCCCGGTCAGGGAAAGGGCTTCCTGGCTATGGGGCCAGCTCAAGCGCAGGTAGGCTTTGCCGGTTCCGGAGAGAGGGATTTTTTTCCGGTCGAGGCGGTAGGTTCCGTAGCCCAGCCTGGCGATGGTGCCGGTGGCGATTTTCTGCCAGCGGTTGAGATCGCTGCTCGCCTCAACAATGACCGAGCCCATGAAATCCGCCTGGTTGTCGGACCATTCCAGCTCAAGGGCGCTGACCGCCTTGCCTTTCAGACTGCTGCAGTCGATCAGGTAGGAAACGATCTTCTGGTCGACGAAGGACCGGCTGTCACCGTTTCCCGCCTTCACATCAACGATTGAGCCCTGCGCATTTTTTTCGACGTGGACGGTGATCTCGTCCGCGGAACTGCTTGCCGGGGCCATTACGGGGAAAAAGGGCAGCTGTTCCTCGATCGCATGCTGCCGTTGTGAACGAAGTTCCGGTTGGTAGAGGACATGGGGCACAACCGTCCCCGTGGCGTTAAAGATCCTGATGTCGTGCAGATCGGTGCCGGTGGCAGCCTTGTACACATCCAGCGGCAGATCGAATTCGTAGAAGGCGTTTCCTTCCGGGGCCTCAAGCACCATGCCGTAGGCGAACATCTCGGGAGTCGGCGGGGATGCAGCCGGCAACGGTCGCGGGGTGATCGTGAAGCTGACGATGGCGGCTACGGTAAATATCAGGGTTTTGTTCATGACGCTGCTTCCTCCTGTTTTAACGATCAGGCATAAGTTTCATACGTGCAGTTTCACTTCTCAACTTGAGCTACATCAGGGAGGGGGGCGAGATAGCCGATGACCAGGCAGATGACCCCGACTCCGAGAAAGGAGACGATCCGCTCCACCGTCCCGGTGTTGGCGAGGTCCAGGGTGAAGAGTTTCAATACCACGATGCCGACCAGCGCCGCGCCGACCATCCAGACGCTGCGGTGCGATTTCCGGCTGGCCCATTTCATCACCGCCAGGGCGGAAAGGGTCCAGAAGATCGACAGCGAGGTCTGGGTCAGGTCGGAGTGCATCATCTGATGGGAATTGAACGGGACCTTGCCCCAATAGTGAAGGGTCCGGATCAGGACAGCGTTCAGCCAGAAAAATATGAACGCTCCGCTCCCGACGATCAGCCGCCGCTGATTGATGGCGAACGGCTGGATATTCATCCGGGTCTGCAGAACGAGAATCCAGTAGACCACGGTGATCAGCACCATGATCTGGGTGAGGTCCAGGGGATTGAGAAATGGAATGTAGGGCAGGGGCCAGGGATTTCCCTTGCTGGCGATGTTTGTCAGTATTGAACCCGCGGAAAGATAGAGGAAAACCAAACCCATGGCGTGATAGAGATACGTTTCCCGATAGGCCGATACCGGCCAGGGGAGAGAACCATGGCAACGGGTCAGGAGCATCAGATAGAAGGTCGGGATCAGGGCCAGGGTCACCAGCGGCCAGATTCCGGGGCCGTGGACCAGATGGTCCGTCCACCAGCAGGCTTCCCAGGACAACAGGAAGATGAGGAGGAGTATGGTGGCCGGGTGAACTATTTTCAATAAACGGATGTCGCAATGTTCCCGGTCGAGATACAGCAGGGTGTACTGGGTGGCGAAGGCAAGCGGCCAGAGAAGATAACCGAAATGGATGGAAGGGCGCGAAAAAAACTCGACCATCCAGAAACCGGCGGCCAGAATCATCACCGGCAGGAGGCTTTTGTAAACATGCCTGAGGTCGGTCCACAAAAATTTCTCTGCGGCCATAAAACTTGCAAGGGTTGAGGAAGACCAGAAGGCGAGGACGACCGCCGGTTTGTATTTGTGCCAGACAAAAATGTCGATCTCATGGATCCCGGCCCCGAACCACCAGAGCAGCGCCCAGCAAAGCAGGAGGCGGCTTTCCATGAGGGCGGTTTTGATCCGTGAGTCACTCCGGTACAGACAGATACTGCTGAAAAAAGCGCCCGCCGCAACAGCAAGACAACCCAGATAGAACCCGTTGATTACCGCCATGGCACCGGTGGGGCCGTTCATTGCGCTCAGGAACGAGAAGCCGGCCAGAAGCTGCAGGAGAATCCCGAAGATCCGGGCAATCTGCCGGTCCTGGCGGATGGCGATCCAGATCACCGCCGATCCTTCCAGGGCCCAGGCTGCGGCGGTCCAGCGGCCATCGAGAGCGAGTGGGATGGCGATGGTCCCGAAGACCACGCCCAGGGCCATGAAGGATTCGATCATGGTCCGCATCGCCGCGTTGCCTTTCCTGAAGACCAGCCAGGCGAGCGAGGCGTAGAGCCCACCCATGCCGAGGGCGGACCAGGCCAACCCGTATTCGTATGGTTTGACCAGCGCCGTCTGCAGGCCGAAGCAGATGATCGGAGTGCCGAAGACCATTGTGCAGTCGATATACCCCTTGTGCTGCAGGGGCTGGTTCCTCGCAAAGAGGAGGCCTAAGGCAACATAGAAACAGAAGAAAAGGACCAGGAAAGGTTCAGTGGTGGCAAAGAGTTCCGGCTGAAAGGAGCGGCTTCCCCAGAGGGCACCGATCACAAAGGTGAAGACAAAGCCGACCAGATTCAGTTCCCGCCAGGACTTGAACCAGGCGACGAGCACAATGCCACCGTTCAGGAGGGCATAATAGCTGAAAAGGACCACATGGCTGCCGCCGCCCGTGGAAGTAAGGACCGGGGCGAGAAAGCCGCCGATGATGCCGATCACCGCCAGAGAACGGGCGTTCTGGATGATCGCCAGGGTGCCGGAGAAAAACGGCAGGGCAACGAGCAAAACCAGGGCCAGCCAGATCGGGATCAGGGCATAGAGTTTCAGGGCCGCGAAGGTGGTCAGGTAGAGGACGCCGACTCCGCCCCCCTGCAGAATGAGAGCGTAGGTTGTTTTGCTGTGCCGCAGCCGCCAGCCGATGATCAGCATGGCAATGCCGCCAAGGCAGATGGAGGCGAGCCGAAACTCGATCGGGATCATGTTCCGTTCCACTGAATATTTGAGCAGAAAGCCGACCCCGAAGAAGAGGACAATCACTCCGACCCGCACCACCACATTGCCGCCGGTGAAATATGAAGTGATAATATCCAGCCATTCAATCTGGTGGGCCCGGTCTTTTTCTGTTGTTGCCGGAGAGGGCGCCTTCTTCCCGGTTGCTGCAGGTTGGGCGGGCGCTTGGGTGCGGATGGCAGCGGGTAGAGGTTTTTGCCGGATACTGAGATCGCCCTCAATTTCAAACTCAAGTTCCGGTTGAGAGACAGCAGGTTTCGGCGAAACTGCAGGAGGTGCGATTTTTTGCGCAACAGTTTTTCTTTCTGTTGCGGTGCGGAATTTCTTTTCCAGGGTGGCGACCCGGTCCTGAAGAAGCAGAATATTGGTAATGAGGTAGGCGATCATGCCGCCGCCAATGCCGCCGATAAGCCAGGTTTCCCTGCTGGAAAAAATTGCAATTCCGATCACCATGCCGATCAAGATGGAAACAATGGACATCCTTCTCCCCCCTCGTTGTGGATGAATACGCGGTAATGATTTTGCCGGACTTTTTTGCAGGGCAAGTCAACCGACGGGTATCCGTCAGAAGTTGTTTTAACACATAATATGCACAGGGATAATGAAAATTTCTCGAAACTCTGCTGCCGTTTAGAGGTGAACAGGCGTGGGATTTGGCGTGAGAAATCGTAAGCGAAAACCGGCGGAACGGGAAATGATGGGGAGTCCGGAGAAATAAGGAGGGGCCAGGGACGGAGAAAGCACAAATCCGGCGCCAACCCATCCTGAATTCAGAATGAGGTCAGGGCAGTTCCGGGAATAAAATATATTTAAGTGCTTCAATTCCTGTAGGGATCTGTAATAGAATGGAAGTCCGGTGGACCTCCCTGACACCTGAAATGCATAATGGTAAACAGATTGATGAATGACACGGTCCTTATCGTTGAAGACAATCCGGTCAATGCCACCCTGCTGACCAATCAGTTGCAGGGGCAGGGTTTTGCCACGGAGGTGTGCTATTCCGGGGAGGAGTGTCTCGAGCGGGTCGGGCGCGAGGAATTTGCTCTGGTCCTGCTTGATATCATGATGCCGGGAATCTCGGGCCTGGAAGTTTTACCCCGGCTGCGGGAGCGTTTTCCGCCGGTGGAACTGCCGGTGATCATGGTCACTTCAGTGGACAATGACGACAAGATCGTCGAGGCATTAGGTCTTGGCGCCAACGACTATATCGTCAAGCCGGTCAATATCGATATTGCCGTGGCCCGGATATCAAGCCTGTTGACCGCCAGGGCCTATCACCTGAAAAGTCTTGAGCTGCAAAGGCTTGAGGCGATCCGGGCGATGGTCATCACCTATAATCATGAGATCAACAACCCGATGACCGTGGCCATGGC
The sequence above is drawn from the Pseudomonadota bacterium genome and encodes:
- a CDS encoding dehydrogenase — translated: MDLIISNLCIPVEEDGPEAYLHAAGREACTAEGAVIRKILSKAIDLGDQEQFFYRIALVLSVPDGYANTRNFPIYREPVQPERSPVKSPDRPLVVGFGPAGMFAALELIDRGLQPVIFERGKKIEERSGDVSRFITERQLNPESNIQFGEGGAGSYSDGKLFSRRNLNTSYVSRVLDTLIRFGAPAEIAYISKPHLGTDVLCRIVRNIRKHVLDRGGEIHYGARMTDLLIREGVAEGIIINGEREYLSSAIFLALGHSARDTVEMLQRRGVALEQRAIAVGVRIEHPVETINLLRYGNKYKDFKGLGAASYSLNYTDRTRKRGVYTFCMCPGGEIVNASSEQGMLVLNGMSYSQRSQPFSNGALVVSCHPGDYGSDNPLAGFAFQRDIERKAFQAGGGRWHVPAQNLLDFLEGKSTVDLPENSYKMGAVPAELKDLFPAFVVEQLMAAFQRWKVEVPLFVSGQAIVFGAETRTSSPVRISRNERFESVNTRNLYPIGEGSGYTGGITSSAADAVRAVEVCLQG
- a CDS encoding DUF3999 domain-containing protein encodes the protein MNKTLIFTVAAIVSFTITPRPLPAASPPTPEMFAYGMVLEAPEGNAFYEFDLPLDVYKAATGTDLHDIRIFNATGTVVPHVLYQPELRSQRQHAIEEQLPFFPVMAPASSSADEITVHVEKNAQGSIVDVKAGNGDSRSFVDQKIVSYLIDCSSLKGKAVSALELEWSDNQADFMGSVIVEASSDLNRWQKIATGTIARLGYGTYRLDRKKIPLSGTGKAYLRLSWPHSQEALSLTGVRALAESTQTVNRPGYRWTLVTATPLSGKPGQYTIDTGGFLPADRINIRLQDKNSMAAVKLFSGPSAEKNNTSEQWRGLLYNLEYQGAAIHNSAINVRGSASRFWLLTYDESETAPNNPPLLEFGWQPHRLIFLAQGTGPFQIAYGSGAVSRPDFKVDPLLRKYQQGSGMIKPDLITPGPQYVLAGSERLKSPRSLPWKKYILWASLFAGVLAIGWMSVTLFRQLQAGDQKGQSDDGEEA
- a CDS encoding DUF2339 domain-containing protein — protein: MSIVSILIGMVIGIAIFSSRETWLIGGIGGGMIAYLITNILLLQDRVATLEKKFRTATERKTVAQKIAPPAVSPKPAVSQPELEFEIEGDLSIRQKPLPAAIRTQAPAQPAATGKKAPSPATTEKDRAHQIEWLDIITSYFTGGNVVVRVGVIVLFFGVGFLLKYSVERNMIPIEFRLASICLGGIAMLIIGWRLRHSKTTYALILQGGGVGVLYLTTFAALKLYALIPIWLALVLLVALPFFSGTLAIIQNARSLAVIGIIGGFLAPVLTSTGGGSHVVLFSYYALLNGGIVLVAWFKSWRELNLVGFVFTFVIGALWGSRSFQPELFATTEPFLVLFFCFYVALGLLFARNQPLQHKGYIDCTMVFGTPIICFGLQTALVKPYEYGLAWSALGMGGLYASLAWLVFRKGNAAMRTMIESFMALGVVFGTIAIPLALDGRWTAAAWALEGSAVIWIAIRQDRQIARIFGILLQLLAGFSFLSAMNGPTGAMAVINGFYLGCLAVAAGAFFSSICLYRSDSRIKTALMESRLLLCWALLWWFGAGIHEIDIFVWHKYKPAVVLAFWSSSTLASFMAAEKFLWTDLRHVYKSLLPVMILAAGFWMVEFFSRPSIHFGYLLWPLAFATQYTLLYLDREHCDIRLLKIVHPATILLLIFLLSWEACWWTDHLVHGPGIWPLVTLALIPTFYLMLLTRCHGSLPWPVSAYRETYLYHAMGLVFLYLSAGSILTNIASKGNPWPLPYIPFLNPLDLTQIMVLITVVYWILVLQTRMNIQPFAINQRRLIVGSGAFIFFWLNAVLIRTLHYWGKVPFNSHQMMHSDLTQTSLSIFWTLSALAVMKWASRKSHRSVWMVGAALVGIVVLKLFTLDLANTGTVERIVSFLGVGVICLVIGYLAPLPDVAQVEK
- a CDS encoding response regulator, which gives rise to MVNRLMNDTVLIVEDNPVNATLLTNQLQGQGFATEVCYSGEECLERVGREEFALVLLDIMMPGISGLEVLPRLRERFPPVELPVIMVTSVDNDDKIVEALGLGANDYIVKPVNIDIAVARISSLLTARAYHLKSLELQRLEAIRAMVITYNHEINNPMTVAMAEVRLAAKSGDTKNLDRAIGALERITAIVRKIRELTEGEVEITDYLGEKMVKL